Proteins co-encoded in one Dendropsophus ebraccatus isolate aDenEbr1 chromosome 9, aDenEbr1.pat, whole genome shotgun sequence genomic window:
- the C9H8orf33 gene encoding UPF0488 protein C8orf33 homolog — protein MEEAPKGTFEDELEWCIQKLETGLLRHSPTPTQVAEAQRILQLLRSRKAPFVKKRRVMSQVFGNYRLKMAEERRAQEQAANNPPEATIQQVTARDIQSVAYRKSSKDVQSGAGPCITRSSGDFTFNFFPEQEHQDTEGRPEEAMEGHTNPQVSQEGRAVCLDGGPEFTFNFQMTDEACCTSEVSVTPLSTHDSLGDHSGRNHTTPAVAHVSLSQACSSSDNAARNSRDMADQTDKAVEENTAESPKKKKKKKSKNVSAQSKVEEGRGITEPGPHQEEEPKGLAEKKSKSKNVTAQAQSKVVEDRGSTEPGPHQEKEPKVAAKKKSKSKNVTAQAQSKVEEGRGSTEPGPHQEKEPKVAAKKKSKSKNVTAQAQSKMEEGRGSTEPGPHQEEEPKSGAEELRRELDWCVEQLEIGLQRQKSTAKQVEEALRAIKTLRSEKVPLVKKRQVMRVMFGDYRHKMEEERIKQLRLMQAAAKSAKMTEVTATARQNSSKVFRKSNHTSSRSAAPSLAAPADAQGSSDTTTGQSPATLQGFTFTPSQEAFCFNFF, from the exons GCTCCTAAGGGGACGTTTGAAGATGAGCTGGAATGGTGTATCCAAAAGCTGGAAACTGGACTCCTGCGCCATAGTCCAACACCAACGCAGG TGGCAGAGGCTCAGCGTATACTACAGCTCCTACGCTCCCGGAAAGCTCCCTTTGTGAAGAAGAGGAGGGTGATGAGCCAAGTGTTTGGAAATTACCGTCTTAAGATGGCGGAGGAGAGACGGGCGCAAGAACAAGCAG CTAATAATCCCCCAGAAGCCACCATTCAACAAGTGACTGCTCGGGATATCCAAAGTGTTGCGTATAGAAAGAGTTCAAAGGATGTACAGAGTGGCGCTGGGCCCTGTATCACACGTTCTAGCGGTGATTTTACCTTCAACTTCTTCCCTGAGCAAGAACATCAGGATACAGAGGGTAGGCCTGAGGAAGCAATGGAAGGCCATACCAACCCACAGGTTAGCCAGGAAGGCAGGGCTGTATGTTTAGATGGCGGCCCAGAGTTCACCTTCAATTTCCAGATGACAGATGAGGCGTGCTGCACTTCAGAAGTTTCTGTTACTCCACTGTCCACACATGACTCCCTAGGTGACCACAGTGGCAGAAACCATACAACTCCAGCAGTTGCACATGTAAGTTTATCCCAGGCCTGCTCTAGCTCAGACAATGCAGCCAGAAACTCTAGGGATATGGCTGATCAGACTGATAAAGCTGTAGAAGAAAATACTGCAGAGTctccaaagaagaagaaaaagaaaaagtctaAGAACGTGTCTGCTCAGAGCAAAGTGGAGGAAGGTAGAGGAATCACTGAGCCAGGCCCACACCAAGAGGAAGAACCTAAGGGACTAGCAGAGAAAAAGTCCAAGTCTAAGAACGTGACCGCTCAGGCCCAGAGCAAAGTGGTGGAAGATAGAGGAAGCACTGAGCCAGGTCCACACCAAGAGAAAGAACCTAAGGTAGCGGCAAAGAAAAAGTCCAAGTCTAAGAACGTGACCGCTCAGGCCCAGAGCAAAGTGGAGGAAGGTAGAGGAAGCACTGAGCCAGGCCCACACCAAGAGAAAGAACCTAAGGTAGCGGCAAAGAAAAAGTCCAAGTCTAAGAACGTGACCGCTCAGGCCCAGAGCAAAATGGAGGAAGGTAGAGGAAGCACAGAGCCAGGTCCACACCAAGAGGAGGAACCTAAG tcaggagctgaggagctgcggAGGGAGCTGGATTGGTGCGTGGAGCAACTTGAAATAGGACTACAGCGTCAGAAGTCTACTGCCAAACAGG TGGAGGAAGCGTTACGCGCTATTAAGACTCTGCGTAGTGAGAAAGTGCCATTAGTAAAGAAGCGACAAGTCATGCGAGTAATGTTTGGCGATTACCGTCACAAGATGGAAGAGGAGAGGATCAAACAGCTGAGACTGATGCAGGCCG CTGCTAAATCGGCAAAGATGACCGAAGTGACTGCGACTGCGAGACAGAACAGCAGCAAGGTTTTCCGGAAGAGTAATCACACATCCTCAAGAAGTGCCGCACCTAGTTTGGCTGCTCCTGCAGACGCTCAGGGGTCCTCCGATACAACAACAGGACAGTCGCCTGCCACTCTGCAAGGATTCACCTTCACACCTTCCCAGGAGGCCTTCTGCTTTAACTTCTTCTAA